A stretch of DNA from Nitrospirota bacterium:
AGGCTACGGCACGAAGGAGCATCTTCTGCTCCTGCGGGAGCACGGCCCCTGTGACGCTCATCGCAGGACGTTCAGTCCCGTTGCCCGGCTGCTCTCGGGAGCGGCCCGTTGAGTCTGCTGAACAAACTGCTCGGCAGAGAAGGAGAGGACCTGGCCGCGCGGTTCCTGATGAAGCAGGGGTACCGGATCCTGGAACGGAACTATTGCACCCGAAGCGGTGAGATCGACCTTGTCGCCCTGCATGACGGCGCTGTGGTGTTCGTTGAGGTAAAAACGAGAACGAGCGACGTCTTTGGCGCGCCGGAACTCGCGGTCACTCCCCGGAAGCAGCAGCGGATGGTCAAGGCGGCGCTCGCGTACATCAAACAGAGAAAGCTTCATCAGGTCCCCTGCCGGTTCGATGTGGTGGCCATCACTACAGCCGCGAAACAGGAAGTGGAGCACATCCGGAACGCATTCGAGA
This window harbors:
- a CDS encoding YraN family protein, producing the protein MSLLNKLLGREGEDLAARFLMKQGYRILERNYCTRSGEIDLVALHDGAVVFVEVKTRTSDVFGAPELAVTPRKQQRMVKAALAYIKQRKLHQVPCRFDVVAITTAAKQEVEHIRNAFEMDHTRY